In Aphis gossypii isolate Hap1 unplaced genomic scaffold, ASM2018417v2 Contig00225, whole genome shotgun sequence, the sequence CGTTTttcctatgtatattatattattacctattatggttttatagttattgttttatttactatacatttttttaagatggattttattaagttttaaagaagaatcaaacaatatttcatttgtatttaatactttagtaATCAAATTTAGGCATAGATAAACTTTGTAGTTCACACCAACAGGCGACAGTGGCTTTATAATGAGCCACTTTACATGACTTATTCAGAGAAAAGCAAGCCGGTTACATCaggatataaaataactaatccATCAACATCTATAAATCActgacaaaattaatatttaatagttacctatagaatataatcaaaataggACGCAGAACACTTCCTTGATAAACTCTATATTCAATGATACTTTCTTGGTAATAGGTGTATATAAAACTAGGTAAtaattgtaacaaaatatgaagtctaaaaacacaatttattaagCATACATTTAAAGTTGAAGGTACCTATGTtaagtcaaaaattaataaattaaaaaaaaaaaaaaaaatactattgccATATGCGAATGACACCGGTGGACTCTCCATTACAAATTGGACAACGATTATTACATAGTTGGTCTGCGCAATCTACGCACAACACTCTGTGTCCACAAGGTACAGATGCATGAGACCTAGCCCCATCCCTGCACACAACACAAATTGTTTCTTCATTATGAAGATTCACTTGGAGATTTCGATCAATTTGGACATAAGGAATATTATCTGGATATTCATCATTTCCGTATTCTTTCTGCCATCTAACCAACTCCAAATCTTCGGGAATAAAAAAATCCCTTTCATCCCCTAATAGAGTATATAACttacaatatcaaaaatatatggaaaataatttttttcggaTATCTTACATTCACGCACTTCTTCTGGCTCAGCGTTTTCAGGAAGTACTATGTTTACAGGAACCTCTGTTTTCGGGAACCTCTATGTTTTCAGGAAGTTCTGGTTGATGATCTgttttaacacaattaaaaaaaaaaaacatttaattaggttcgaaatttaataagtaggtatacttaaaaaaaaaaaaaaaacattaccttCGACTCTTACAGCTATTTCATCTTCATTATCTTCTATTACACCTGTGTTCAAAAcatgtatcattttttttttttataaaattggtttaaactttattactAATGGGTTACCTTGTTCTACATTTATGTGCCAGTTCATTTCTTCACGGATATAACGTTCTGCACTGTGTGAGCATTGTagtaaaaattcttttaatgttatatgcCCAAGGTCAAATTGCTgagtagattttaaaattcttagtttagtaaatatttaactttaacagCACGAGATATTCTCTGTCCTAGTGCTAGTTGTTTTACAGTCACATGGTACTTGCTGTTCAAATTTTTCAAGTGttctataagaaatataaaattagctttgatgaaaatatatttaccaggGTACATCTATAatccatatttaataataatttaccaaatacccatatgattttataaatttagaatatagtgatttaattacctaaaaaTGTCCATAAATTAGGATGAAGAATTCGGAATTTTCCTTCAATTGGGAATGAAAGcattcaacatttttgttgGTTCTTTTAGGTAAACCATATACAGAAAAAACGTCAGGTCCTCTGTTCCGTAGCCAATAGCTTAAATCGAAGAtagttgattttataatattacagaattacatatttaaacaaaaatatatcccTAAGTAATTTCACATACTttgaataatagataaaaaatgtagcaaatctaacattattatctatggcATGGCGACGTATTAATTGAAAACCTTCATCAATTTTGTTCACCGGCAATAATGCTAAAGCAGCGCACATTTTTAAACAGATCTGGGCTTGTACATTGTCCTTCACGTATTGTGCTAGACCCAgtcttttaacattttttattaatgcctagaaaatagtaaattgaaACAtgaaagtatacaataatagttttagggccagtatttaattaaaaaaaaaaacacattgtaaaatcaattcatTAATTGCTACTCtcagaatctaataataattatatacatgtatatatatatacaaataaacattatttgttaattacctGGACATAGTGAAACCAGCAACCATGTGCAACAGTTTCAGGGTAAACAGTTGCAAATGCATTTTGCAAAGCTGTCTCAAAATCTGTCATCATGCAATTAGGTATTATGGAAGGAAATAAAGCTTTACATTTTGTAAGCATTAAAGTGTATGCTGCTTCCGTCTTGGACTCCATCAATGCGTAGATTATGGGTATTggctgaaataataatttaaatatttttataattattcatatttatttcccccacataaagttaaaatacaaatcaattataactaaaactcACATGATTTTGAACAATTATGTGCAGAATAAAAAGTTGTCGAGACTGTGGCATGGTTggtgtaacatttttattagacaaactagataataaaatttctaaattattgataaagttatctatattatcattaggagatctataaatacaaaatagatggaataaatcgttatttattttaagagtgATGTGTAAtgaattgcaattttttaatacttgtgTATTAACAGCTATTATGTTTAAAGGTTCTCTTACTAATACAGTTACGCcatcacatttatttaatgttcctaacgaattaatagttttataaccatttaatttaaactcaaaATCATTCAGAAGCCAGGTttcacataatacaataacactAAAAAGATTATTTACTGAGCCTAATAAGTTTACAACATCATTAAAATGTGCCTTAatactacttatattaatttgaaaaacggAAAAACTATCATTAGACAGAGGTATATCTACTAAAGAGTcaacataaatacaattaaaatattatctacaattagcgtattattattattcatagaaaattaatttattaatttaacgatattttaacattataaatattaactaatcaaAGCTTAGAAACGTCATCAGatgatctaatttttataatatttgaattttcattttcctCACCAGAATATCGGAATTAGATatccatataaatttatattgcttACTTTTAGCCGCTAACCTGGTTTGAGAAAAAAGCATCCTTTTGAATTTAGTAAGCCGCTCATTAATGAACACCTTATCCTTTGCCCATTTACTATTTACCATATCCGCAGTTACCTTCAACGATTTAACAttacgtattaaatttttccgCATTTCAATTGTAGTTAGTTTagctactattatattttgctttaaCATAGTAGAATGAATTCTGTAggcttcaataatattaagttccgtatttgtttttttaccaatttctGCAATAATGGGAACACAATCCTCATTTTGAGTTTTAGGTATGCCTGTTAATTCTACTGACAACTGTTATACCAAGATTGTGTTGTTCAATTGAAtcaattttgtgttttaatatagTAACTTCTTCGGACAAacgtttattttcattaataattttctcattttctaatttaatagttttcaatTCTATAATAACACTATCAATTTCTTCATTAAAATTGTCAAACTGCGAGCTCAAAAATGTAACTGATTTCATAAGCtcttcaatgtttttttctacAGACTTCGGATTTAACGACACTGGTTCATTTAACTTTGATTTCGGAGATTTTTGATTAACTTTTGAGCAGTTTGAACAAgcaaatttagatttagtattattagtcattttattaaaatacgtttcCGTATATCCCACACAATAGTAATGTGCCACATTATTACAAATAGAACATTCCATAGATTCACTTTTCGTTAATGCATCGCAGCATTTCACACATTCTAAcggcattttatatattacggCAAATTAGATAAGATATCGATCAATAgacgaaacaaaaataagataatatactaGCGTATGAGTAGAaacgaagaaaaatgtatatatacactatataaacCATAGATATTAAAGAATGGATAGGCCATCGCTATATTAATCGTATAGAGGGAAGTGTGCCGGAATGGGGAAGAGAGAAGGACAGATTTTATTAATGCCTCTCACTCTAGCAGAGgtcttatcataaattatattttgtgattattatcattgatggATGTATAGacaattaatagatattggaatttataaattattaaaatatattattataaaatgtaatatgtttattgtataataatataaataatttttaaataataatcctaATTCTGTTAAGACCTCTATAAcctcaaaattatttctaattcatGCCCGTATGATAAGCACAAATGGCCTATCCATTCTTTAATATCTATGATATAAACTAAGATATTAACcggtatagataatattaattttagtaatagtACGAAGCAAGAACACACGTCTTACCTCTATCACAGTCAGGACAAAACTGATTGATTGATTGAAACTGATGATTAGAATTAATTTCCTCGACAATTACCCCAGAACTACATTTCTCAGTATTCTCATTCTTTTCTACATCTGTCCCATTTTCttcattttctataaaatattagatatttattgtactgtattatttcaatataatatagtaatattaatatattataaaaattaattcactgTTTTccgaaaactattattttagaaattataccTGTATTAAATTCGCggttaggtattaaatattaaaatagtacgtattataatatcgatagtaataaataataataatactaaattacgccattaattattataatacaatacaaatctaataataattataatatagaataataattataaataatttctaacctGTGCTACAATGTGTGTTAGTATTACCCAGCCAATTATGAAAATACGCCGAAGTTCgctcattttcttttttttttcgagagCTTTTTTCCGGAACTCATAtccagataatttttttttttagactgttccatcacaaaaaaaatatacttaaacactTATACTTAAACTGTAACATTCATTAGATACCTTCCAGTGAACAGTGAAGTGAACGCTAAacactgttataataaataaatacaactgtTAAATAGCAGAAAATACATGAATACGCAATGCTTGGTTATCGGCTTATCGCTGTCCAATTAGTTCGTCTACGATTGACCGatacatgtatacaatatgaGTTTATCTTAATTGCAGATTGCTCCGATTGTGTTTTTGGCTATTTcagtaaaatcataaaatcgaaagtataatatgatatgatatgacGAATGTCTTTTCTTAATCATTACTAGTGTGactatattgaattaaaactatttaatttgaaatacttgtgtaattccaaaaaaaagattcaatttaaaaaaaaaaaattaaatgtaataaaaatgatgagcttaaaatttgaaaattgcgCCCCTCTATGATATAAGCGCCCGGGGCATGGGCCCCGGATCGCCCCCCCCCCCTAGATCCAGTACTGGACTAAGTTCTACCGTAGCAGAAGTATCTCATATCGTAAGCAAGTTGTCAGGAATTTCTGCTTTTTTCCACAACTCAGCACTTCGAACTAGAGAACTATAACAACTGTCTaaggaaaataatttgcaGCTAATAAGGAtaccaacattttttcaagTGCGATGGAcagaattttcttttaatttagttacctaactcaatattaatttcatggAAAGCTCTGGTTATATATATGCAAAATTCCAAAGAGAAAGAGTTCaatggatttttattattattaactaataaagacactatttttttattagcatttttgGCAGATGTATTGGCCATTTTTAGTCGTTATCAACAAACTATTCAAAGTGATAAAATAACAGACTTGGATCTTGTTAAACATACTGAGTCAgttgtaaacaaaattaaatcattgagTTCGATTAATTAGTTGGAGGTTGGGTAGATGTACTCGAAGATGAACTTAAAGGTACTGATGGAAAAGCtctaaaagatataaaattaattgattttcaaGAAAAACGAAAACACAGGCATAAAAagagaaaaagaaaatttgatGACCAAACTGAAGACCAAActgaacaaaaaattaaaaaaagaatgttCTAACATTGTACAAAGTAGctaagtattatgtatataaatattattttaaaaagtaaaaagaacattaattaaaataaaatatcttaaacgtgaatgttgatattatttttttataatacgttaaattttaaattattccacattgaaactaaaaatgtttaactatagtttgatattatatttcgagattattactgttttatttatataggcttatttttaaaaatgcgtaGTTGATAAAAATCCTTAGAATAAGCCCTGGACTGTAACTTTAAAAGTTGCATCAGCATGAACTTCGTTTCCTCCTTGACTTACAACATCACTGATAAGTGATGAACATccaaatataattgttgttttacCATCATTATCTACAGTTCCATCTTGATAAAACGCTTGTTCACAACAAGTGTAACGCTCTGGGTTTTGATCAAGATAATCTGCCAATGCATTAATGCTTATTGGTAAAgcaggcacaattttttttcgtgcATGACGCATTGAAGCTTCTGCTGTAGGCCAACAATAATGTTCTGCAGCTCAATTACatctaaaatagtaatttgtaCCTACTTcagtatatgtatactatagtatataataattttttttttttttttttaggcttATTCCGGGCCTTGAAGGTCCATCGCCGCTTCTACTACACCTCTCCACAATTCTCTGTTCTTCGCCAGTTGTTCTCCTTCTCTAATCCCCAGGAGCTTGAGGTCTTCTTTAACCCGGTCTGTCCATCGCTGTCTTGGCCTTCCTATcggtcgttttttttttggtttccaCATTGTGACATCATATACTGTTTGGCCCTCCGCTCTCCATACATGCCCGGCCCAGCTTATTCGTCTGCTTTTAAGTATTCCCACTATGTTTGGCTCATTGAACATTGCCCTTGATTCTGCATTAGTTCTTCGTTCATATACATTTTCCTCGTTTCTTTTGGGTCCATAAATTCTTCGCAGTATTTTCCTTTCAAATAGTAGTAGTCTTTTCTCCTCCGACTTTGTTGATGCCCATGCTCCACAAGCATACAATACTATAGGTCTAATGAGTACTTTATATAgtcttatttttgtatttttggagATTAatcttgatttaaatataggtacgagCGCAAAATAGCTCTTGTTTCCTGCAGTTATTCTCCTTTTAATCTCATCATGGCTGTTTGCTTGTTGGTTAACATCTACTCCCaggtatttaaagtttgttaCCCTTTCGAAGGTAAATCCACCGACTACTAACGAATTTTGTACTTGTTCTCTACGTgatactattaagtatttcgTTTTTCCTTCATTAACTTGTAGTCCAATCTCTTTTCCTCtacttattagtttttctGCCGACCGTTTTAGGTCCTCTTCGGTTTCtcccataattattatgtcatcAGCATACGCAGCTAGTGTGATTTGGTGTCCTCCTCTAATTCTTAGGCCCGTGACATCATCATCAAGTACTTCTCTCACTACCGATTCTAGGGCTATGTTAAATAATGTGGGGGATAACGCATCTCCTTGTCTAAGACCTGTTTCAACTGAGAAATCTTCAGATATTTCTTCGTTGAACTTAACTATACACTTGGACTTTTGCACACATGTCTTTATCAATCTCACCAATTTTGTAGGGATTCCGAGTTGGGTCATTGCTTTCCATAATCTACCTCGATTTACGGAGTCATATGCCTGTTTGAAATCAACAAATAGTAGGTACACATCTATGTCGAACTCGTGACTTTTCTctactatttgttttattgtatggATTTGATCCACTGTAGATTTCCCTGACGTAAAGCCTGCCTGATATTCCCCTATTATGTCCCTTGTGTATGGCTTGATACGGTTCAGTATGATGTTCGAAACTAATTTGTAACAAGTGTTTAGTAAGGATATTCCTCTGTAATTCTGGCAAACCATAGCGTCTCCTTTCTTGTGAACCGGGCATAGAACTGACATGTGCCATGTTACTGGTATTTCTTCTTGTTTCCATATATTATCTACTAGTCGTTTCAGTCGTGTCATTAGTTCTTTTCCTCCTTCTTTCAGTAGTTCTGCAACAATTGCGTCTTCCCCTGgtgctatattaaaaataactttttaaataatatttgtaatacctaaattattatcaattggtaagttaactatatttacatataaaacagttttataaaaaaaatatttaataaattattttatgagacTCATCTATTTAGaacttgataattatattgaaacaaaattaaagtgattttttcaatgcattttaagtattaatgagGTTAaactatctatttttaatgattctaTTAGTTTCGTTTAACAAGTAACTATTATTGAACtatgtaatgattatttatcgcagcaataatacatttttgaactaAGATAAATGGGGTTACCTGATTGATTCctcatcatataatttattaactgggggataacaattattacaaaaaggttgagaatattgtaaaaatattttcaatatttttgttatcacTTTTTCATTCATCGCTTAGCAAAATcgttaagaattaaaaatatgtgagtTTCTGAATTTTGTGttggaattataaatttatgtttgtttcTGTACCATCAAGTAAGTTAAATTCAGTGTAATCCACAtatttagttgtttttaattatttgcaaCAAGACTTAAAATCTGGTGACTATATACTAGTAAAATGTAAGCctgtaggtaaaaaaaaatgttgt encodes:
- the LOC126553391 gene encoding baculoviral IAP repeat-containing protein 3-like: MIHVLNTGVIEDNEDEIAVRVEDHQPELPENIEVPENRGSWDERDFFIPEDLELVRWQKEYGNDEYPDNIPYVQIDRNLQVNLHNEETICVVCRDGARSHASVPCGHRVLCVDCADQLCNNRCPICNGESTGVIRIWQ